The Hymenobacter sp. 5317J-9 genome has a window encoding:
- a CDS encoding TrmH family RNA methyltransferase: MPFAPSDRLSSPQNPRIKQLLKLQQKSAERRALGLTLVEGLRELTIAVDAGVAVATLYSCPELAGETGLGDLQKLFAGKKDAPEWFEVTRPVFEKVAYREGSDGLLAVLKTPGRTLADLRLPANPLVLVLEAVEKPGNLGAILRTADAAPVDAVLIGDPRTDLFNPNTIRSSIGCVFSVPVVAAPMADIFDFLRQKSIRSYAAALTPKAHSYLECDFRYPTALVLGTEADGLTPTAQAACDETIIIPMMGRIDSLNVSVAGAVLAFEAVRQRGEGRG; encoded by the coding sequence ATGCCGTTTGCCCCCTCCGACCGCCTCAGCAGCCCCCAAAACCCCCGCATCAAGCAGCTGCTCAAGCTGCAGCAGAAATCAGCCGAGCGCCGCGCCCTGGGCCTCACCCTGGTCGAAGGCCTGCGCGAATTAACCATCGCCGTAGACGCCGGCGTGGCCGTGGCCACCCTCTACAGCTGCCCCGAGCTAGCCGGCGAAACCGGCCTGGGCGACCTACAAAAGCTGTTTGCCGGCAAAAAAGACGCTCCTGAGTGGTTCGAAGTCACGCGCCCGGTTTTCGAAAAAGTGGCCTACCGCGAAGGCTCCGACGGCCTGCTGGCCGTGCTGAAGACGCCCGGCCGCACCCTCGCCGACCTGCGCCTGCCCGCCAACCCGCTCGTCCTGGTGCTAGAGGCCGTGGAAAAGCCCGGCAACCTCGGCGCCATCCTCCGCACCGCCGACGCAGCCCCCGTCGACGCCGTCCTCATCGGCGACCCGCGCACCGACCTCTTCAACCCCAACACCATTCGGTCCAGCATCGGCTGCGTGTTTTCGGTGCCCGTGGTGGCCGCGCCCATGGCGGATATTTTCGATTTTCTGCGCCAGAAAAGCATCCGCAGCTACGCCGCCGCCCTCACGCCGAAAGCGCACTCTTACCTCGAGTGCGACTTTCGCTACCCCACGGCCCTCGTCCTCGGCACCGAAGCCGACGGCCTGACGCCCACCGCCCAGGCCGCCTGCGATGAAACCATCATCATCCCCATGATGGGCCGCATCGACTCGCTCAACGTGAGCGTGGCCGGCGCCGTGCTGGCCTTTGAGGCCGTGCGCCAGCGCGGGGAGGGCAGAGGTTAG
- a CDS encoding CHASE3 domain-containing protein yields MKSKIDPKIIVGLALAVGVLLLTAAASFWSIRGLKVQTERVEHTYQVLQEAETITAVLKDAQAGTRGYLLTGDTAYLRPYSIATGDLPAALARVRTLTVDNPAQRARLDSLQALVEQEFHILRPLTEIKKSMSQSAMQTLLDTDRQTLRQVRSLYARIKGSEMALLAQRSKLQDIFETATPIVVLVSAVLAVLIVVWLVMKIVRELADNRRLQDELAAINAEVSRRIAQIRVLAEQVVQGDYTVKITDTAEDNLGGLATSLNRMTQTLDESFSALEKRNQELDQFAYVASHDLKAPLRGVTTIVKWIEDELAAELSPQLRTYLDQMKGRLSRLEDLINGLLAYARVGRVAQPPAPVDVAQLLQEVAELVVPPDFTLRVGPDMPTLTTDRLGLQQVFTNLLSNAVKYHHRGAGQLEVSCRDIGRCYEFRVQDDGPGIAPEYHQKIFLLFQTLRDRHTAESTGIGLSIVKKIIDEHKGTIKVESAPGQGAGFIFTWPK; encoded by the coding sequence ATGAAATCGAAAATTGACCCCAAAATCATCGTCGGCTTGGCCTTGGCCGTGGGCGTGCTGCTGCTCACGGCCGCGGCTTCGTTCTGGAGCATTCGGGGCCTGAAGGTGCAAACCGAGCGCGTGGAGCACACCTATCAGGTGCTGCAGGAAGCCGAAACCATCACGGCCGTGCTCAAAGACGCACAGGCCGGCACCCGGGGCTACTTGCTCACTGGCGACACGGCCTACCTGCGGCCCTACAGCATTGCCACGGGCGACCTGCCGGCGGCGCTGGCCCGCGTGCGCACCCTCACCGTGGATAACCCCGCGCAGCGCGCCCGCCTCGACTCGCTGCAGGCACTGGTGGAGCAGGAATTTCACATTCTGCGGCCACTCACCGAAATCAAGAAGTCCATGAGCCAGTCGGCCATGCAAACCTTGCTCGACACCGACCGCCAGACGCTGCGTCAGGTGCGCTCGCTGTATGCCCGCATCAAGGGCAGCGAAATGGCGCTGCTGGCCCAGCGCAGCAAGCTGCAGGACATTTTCGAAACCGCTACGCCCATCGTGGTGCTGGTATCGGCGGTGCTGGCGGTGCTGATTGTGGTGTGGCTGGTGATGAAAATAGTGCGGGAGCTGGCCGACAACCGGCGCCTGCAGGACGAACTGGCCGCCATTAATGCCGAAGTAAGCCGGCGCATTGCCCAGATTCGGGTGCTGGCCGAGCAGGTGGTGCAGGGCGACTACACCGTGAAAATCACCGACACGGCCGAAGACAACCTCGGCGGGCTGGCCACTTCCCTCAACCGCATGACCCAGACGCTGGACGAGAGCTTCAGCGCCCTGGAAAAGCGCAACCAGGAACTCGACCAGTTTGCCTACGTGGCCTCGCACGACCTGAAGGCGCCCCTGCGCGGCGTGACCACCATCGTGAAGTGGATAGAAGATGAGCTGGCGGCCGAGCTTTCGCCCCAGCTGCGCACTTACCTCGACCAGATGAAGGGCCGCCTCAGCCGCCTCGAAGACCTGATAAACGGCCTGCTAGCCTACGCCCGCGTGGGCCGCGTGGCCCAGCCGCCGGCTCCCGTCGACGTGGCCCAGCTGTTGCAGGAAGTGGCCGAACTGGTGGTGCCGCCCGACTTTACGCTGCGCGTGGGGCCCGACATGCCCACCCTGACCACCGACCGACTGGGCCTGCAGCAGGTGTTCACCAACCTGCTTTCCAACGCCGTGAAGTACCACCACCGCGGCGCCGGCCAACTGGAAGTAAGCTGCCGCGACATCGGCCGCTGCTACGAGTTTCGGGTGCAGGACGACGGGCCGGGCATTGCGCCCGAATACCACCAGAAGATTTTCCTGCTCTTTCAGACCCTGCGCGACCGGCACACGGCCGAGAGCACCGGCATCGGCCTGAGCATTGTGAAAAAAATTATTGACGAGCACAAGGGCACCATCAAGGTCGAATCGGCACCGGGCCAGGGGGCCGGGTTTATTTTTACGTGGCCGAAGTAA
- a CDS encoding response regulator: MRSVLLVEDDIFDTMTAEKSFAKFNVPHRLHTAFNGEEALDLLLGRNGTEPLRPLPEVILLDLNMPRMNGIEFLTELRANPEFQHIPVFITTTSGMDVDRVNTGNLGISGYILKPLDFETGTDLSDSLSLLEKLLN, encoded by the coding sequence ATGCGTTCTGTTCTACTCGTCGAAGACGATATTTTTGATACCATGACGGCGGAGAAGTCCTTCGCCAAGTTCAACGTGCCGCACCGGCTGCACACAGCCTTCAACGGCGAAGAAGCCCTGGACCTGCTGCTGGGCCGCAACGGCACCGAGCCCCTGCGCCCGCTGCCCGAGGTCATCCTGCTCGACCTGAACATGCCGCGCATGAACGGCATCGAGTTCCTGACCGAGCTGCGCGCCAACCCCGAATTTCAGCACATCCCGGTGTTTATCACCACCACGTCGGGCATGGACGTGGACCGGGTGAACACCGGCAACTTGGGCATCAGCGGCTACATCCTCAAGCCGTTGGATTTTGAAACCGGCACCGACCTTTCCGACAGCTTAAGCCTGCTGGAGAAGCTGTTGAACTAG